In one Maniola jurtina chromosome 13, ilManJurt1.1, whole genome shotgun sequence genomic region, the following are encoded:
- the LOC123871140 gene encoding TBC1 domain family member 22B isoform X1 yields the protein MESAGAEHDKNGSAAETFWRTPQRVPGRPRTVEHSEVMSGSSYQQFQASVNDAWDLGDDDVVSGISDARISRAISQTAALNVINSHRNATRNDVKVAGEAVQPRAEAAAARKAGGGAGAPLRHYPGRPRPVRLSALASRDDSSESKLERFQQLLDSAVLDLDELKQLSWSGIPTKARAVTWRLLAGYLPASAERRADTLERKRADYRHLVRQYYDAEREEDTYRQIHIDIPRMSPLVALFQQPTVQVSGADYRHLVRQYYDAEREEDTYRQIHIDIPRMSPLVALFQQPTVQVSGADYRHLVRQYYDAEREEDTYRQIHIDIPRMSPLVALFQQPTVQVMFERILYIWAIRHPASGYVQGINDLVTPFFMVFLQEAAPGQELDNFPLDSLAPRQRDIIEADSFWCLSKFLDSIQDNYIFAQLGIQYKVNQLKELIARIDRPLHEHLQRHGVDYLQFSFRWMNNLLTREIPLPCSIRLWDTYLAESDGFATFQLYVCAAFLLHWRERLVLERDFQGLMLLLQNVPTHNWTDSHIGVLVAEAYRLKFAFADAPSHLTRPAPAAPSS from the exons ATGGAGAGTGCTGGAGCCGAACATGACAAGAACGGATCGGCGGCTGAAACGTTCTGGAGGACTCCGCAGAGGGTGCCGGGCAGGCCTCGCACGGTCGAGCACAGCGAGGTTATGTCGGGCTCGTCCTACCAGCAGTTCCAGGCGTCCGTCAACGACGCCTGGGACCTCGGCGACGACGACGTCGTGTCCGGCATTTCGGACGCCAGGATATCCAGGGCCATATCGCAGACGGCGGCCCTGAACGTGATCAACTCGCACCGGAACGCGACCAGGAACGACGTGAAAGTGGCGGGCGAGGCGGTGCAGCCGCGCGcggaggcggcggcggcgcgcaaggcgggcggcggcgcgggcgcccCGCTGCGCCACTACCCGGGGCGGCCGCGGCCCGTGCGCCTGTCTGCGCTCGCGTCGCGCGACGACAGCAGCGAGAGCAAGTTGGAGCGCTTCCAGCAGCTGCTGGACAGCGCCGTGCTGGACCTGGACGAGCTCAAGCAACTCAGTTGGTCGGGGATACCCACTAAA GCGCGAGCGGTGACGTGGCGGCTGCTGGCCGGCTACCTGCCCGCCAGCGCGGAGCGGCGCGCCGACACGCTGGAGCGCAAGCGCGCCGACTACCGCCACCTG GTGCGCCAGTACTACGACGCCGAGCGCGAGGAGGACACCTACCGCCAGATCCACATCGACATCCCGCGCATGAGCCCGCTCGTGGCGCTGTTCCAGCAGCCCACTGTGCAGGTGAGTGGAGCCGACTACCGCCACCTGGTGCGCCAGTACTACGACGCCGAGCGCGAGGAGGACACCTACCGCCAGATCCACATCGACATCCCGCGCATGAGCCCGCTCGTGGCGCTGTTCCAGCAGCCCACTGTGCAGGTGAGTGGAGCCGACTACCGCCACCTGGTGCGCCAGTACTACGACGCCGAGCGCGAGGAGGACACCTACCGCCAGATCCACATCGACATCCCGCGCATGAGCCCGCTCGTGGCGCTGTTCCAGCAGCCCACTGTGCAG GTGATGTTCGAGCGCATCCTGTACATCTGGGCGATCCGGCACCCCGCGTCCGGCTACGTGCAGGGCATCAACGACCTGGTGACGCCGTTCTTCATGGTGTTCCTGCAGGAGGCGGCGCCGGGGCAGGAGCTGGACAACTTCCCGCTGGACAGCCTGGCGCCGCGCCAGCGCGACATCATCGAGGCAGACTCCTTCTGGTGCCTCTCCAAGTTCCTCGACAGCATCCAGGACAACTACATCTTCGCCCAGCTCGGCATACAGTACAAG GTGAACCAGTTGAAGGAGCTGATCGCGCGCATCGACCGGCCGCTGCACGAGCACCTGCAGCGCCACGGCGTGGACTACCTGCAGTTCTCCTTCCGCTGGATGAACAACCTGCTGACGCGCGAGATCCCGCTGCCCTGCAGCATCCGCCTGTGGGACACCTACCTCGCCGAGTCCGACGGCTTCGCCACCTTCCAGCTGTACGTCTGCGCCGCCTTCCTGCTGCACTGGCGCGAGCGCCTCGTGCTGGAGAGGGACTTCCAG GGGCTGATGCTGCTGCTGCAGAACGTGCCGACGCACAACTGGACGGACTCGCACATCGGCGTGCTGGTGGCGGAGGCCTACCGCCTCAAGTTCGCCTTCGCGGACGCGCCCAGCCACCTCACGcggcccgcgcccgccgcgcccagCAGCTGA
- the LOC123871140 gene encoding TBC1 domain family member 22B isoform X2, whose amino-acid sequence MESAGAEHDKNGSAAETFWRTPQRVPGRPRTVEHSEVMSGSSYQQFQASVNDAWDLGDDDVVSGISDARISRAISQTAALNVINSHRNATRNDVKVAGEAVQPRAEAAAARKAGGGAGAPLRHYPGRPRPVRLSALASRDDSSESKLERFQQLLDSAVLDLDELKQLSWSGIPTKARAVTWRLLAGYLPASAERRADTLERKRADYRHLVRQYYDAEREEDTYRQIHIDIPRMSPLVALFQQPTVQVMFERILYIWAIRHPASGYVQGINDLVTPFFMVFLQEAAPGQELDNFPLDSLAPRQRDIIEADSFWCLSKFLDSIQDNYIFAQLGIQYKVNQLKELIARIDRPLHEHLQRHGVDYLQFSFRWMNNLLTREIPLPCSIRLWDTYLAESDGFATFQLYVCAAFLLHWRERLVLERDFQGLMLLLQNVPTHNWTDSHIGVLVAEAYRLKFAFADAPSHLTRPAPAAPSS is encoded by the exons ATGGAGAGTGCTGGAGCCGAACATGACAAGAACGGATCGGCGGCTGAAACGTTCTGGAGGACTCCGCAGAGGGTGCCGGGCAGGCCTCGCACGGTCGAGCACAGCGAGGTTATGTCGGGCTCGTCCTACCAGCAGTTCCAGGCGTCCGTCAACGACGCCTGGGACCTCGGCGACGACGACGTCGTGTCCGGCATTTCGGACGCCAGGATATCCAGGGCCATATCGCAGACGGCGGCCCTGAACGTGATCAACTCGCACCGGAACGCGACCAGGAACGACGTGAAAGTGGCGGGCGAGGCGGTGCAGCCGCGCGcggaggcggcggcggcgcgcaaggcgggcggcggcgcgggcgcccCGCTGCGCCACTACCCGGGGCGGCCGCGGCCCGTGCGCCTGTCTGCGCTCGCGTCGCGCGACGACAGCAGCGAGAGCAAGTTGGAGCGCTTCCAGCAGCTGCTGGACAGCGCCGTGCTGGACCTGGACGAGCTCAAGCAACTCAGTTGGTCGGGGATACCCACTAAA GCGCGAGCGGTGACGTGGCGGCTGCTGGCCGGCTACCTGCCCGCCAGCGCGGAGCGGCGCGCCGACACGCTGGAGCGCAAGCGCGCCGACTACCGCCACCTGGTGCGCCAGTACTACGACGCCGAGCGCGAGGAGGACACCTACCGCCAGATCCACATCGACATCCCGCGCATGAGCCCGCTCGTGGCGCTGTTCCAGCAGCCCACTGTGCAG GTGATGTTCGAGCGCATCCTGTACATCTGGGCGATCCGGCACCCCGCGTCCGGCTACGTGCAGGGCATCAACGACCTGGTGACGCCGTTCTTCATGGTGTTCCTGCAGGAGGCGGCGCCGGGGCAGGAGCTGGACAACTTCCCGCTGGACAGCCTGGCGCCGCGCCAGCGCGACATCATCGAGGCAGACTCCTTCTGGTGCCTCTCCAAGTTCCTCGACAGCATCCAGGACAACTACATCTTCGCCCAGCTCGGCATACAGTACAAG GTGAACCAGTTGAAGGAGCTGATCGCGCGCATCGACCGGCCGCTGCACGAGCACCTGCAGCGCCACGGCGTGGACTACCTGCAGTTCTCCTTCCGCTGGATGAACAACCTGCTGACGCGCGAGATCCCGCTGCCCTGCAGCATCCGCCTGTGGGACACCTACCTCGCCGAGTCCGACGGCTTCGCCACCTTCCAGCTGTACGTCTGCGCCGCCTTCCTGCTGCACTGGCGCGAGCGCCTCGTGCTGGAGAGGGACTTCCAG GGGCTGATGCTGCTGCTGCAGAACGTGCCGACGCACAACTGGACGGACTCGCACATCGGCGTGCTGGTGGCGGAGGCCTACCGCCTCAAGTTCGCCTTCGCGGACGCGCCCAGCCACCTCACGcggcccgcgcccgccgcgcccagCAGCTGA
- the LOC123871144 gene encoding uncharacterized protein LOC123871144 yields MVRERASAGSLPDMYRLIFPLLLCASAAAAAPQAPGAAPAYIQPLVSDEPPANATSLEDSFGSAPPSPESTASESNEFIRHARQDSFTTELDDPDTTETEEVATERELITSPRTSPGRTFSRPARPTPPSPRFISKLSYFDKPSAPSGVVTNLVEKAEKVYPGYLRKFVSSCRCEKIWNCPKLQITVPRCPNEYFMCCL; encoded by the exons ATGGTGCGCGAGCGCGCGTCCGCCGGCAGCCTCCCCGACATGTACCG GTTAATATTTCCGCTGCTTCTGTGCGCGAGCGCAGCGGCCGCCGCGCCGCAGGCCCCCGGCGCCGCCCCCGCCTACATCCAGCCCCTCGTGTCCGACGAGCCGCCGGCCAACGCCACCAGCTTGGAGGACAGCTTCGGCAGCGCACCCCCAAGTCCGGAGAGCACGGCCTCGGAGAGCAACGAGTTCATCCGCCACGCGCGGCAGGACTCCTTCACCACGGAGCTGGACGATCCTGACACCACGGAGACGGAGGAGGTGGCCACGGAAAGAGAACTAATCACTTCGCCCAGAACCAGCCCAGGTCGAACGTTCTCGCGGCCGGCGCGCCCGACCCCGCCCAGCCCCAGGTTCATATCGAAGCTCAGCTACTTCGACAAGCCCAGCGCTCCGAGCGGCGTCGTCACCAACCTCGTGGAGAAGGCCGAGAAGGTGTATCCGGGCTACCTGCGCAAGTTCGTGAGCAGCTGCCGCTGCGAGAAGATATGGAACTGCCCCAAGCTGCAGATCACCGTCCCGCGCTGCCCCAACGAGTACTTCATGTGCTGCTTGTGA